The following proteins come from a genomic window of Methylorubrum populi:
- the metK gene encoding methionine adenosyltransferase encodes MPRSDYLFTSESVSEGHPDKVSDRISDTVVDAYLAAMPEARLGVETLTTTNRVVIAGEVRGPDSVTFKDLEELTREAVRDIGYEQSGFHWKNNDVAIHLHAQSADIAQGVDAAGNKDEGAGDQGIMFGYAADETPALMPAPIFYAHKILKDLADARKAKQGDAAKLGPDAKSQVTVRYADGRPVEVTQIVLSTQHLDESLDSADVRAIVEPYILKALPEGWVNESTVWHVNPTGKFVIGGPDGDAGLTGRKIIVDTYGGAAPHGGGAFSGKDPTKVDRSAAYAARYLAKNVVAAGLARRATIQLSYAIGVAKPLSIYVDLHGTGTVDEARLEGVLMDALDLSPRGIRTALQLNKPIYARTSAYGHFGREPDADGGFSWEKTDLAGKLKSAF; translated from the coding sequence ATGCCTCGTTCCGACTATCTCTTCACCAGCGAATCCGTCTCCGAAGGCCACCCCGACAAGGTGAGTGACCGGATCTCGGACACCGTGGTCGATGCCTACCTCGCGGCGATGCCGGAGGCCCGCCTCGGCGTCGAGACGCTGACGACGACGAACCGCGTGGTGATCGCGGGCGAGGTACGCGGCCCCGATTCCGTGACCTTCAAGGACCTGGAAGAACTGACCCGTGAGGCCGTGCGCGACATCGGCTACGAGCAGTCCGGCTTCCACTGGAAGAACAACGACGTCGCCATCCACCTGCACGCGCAGTCCGCCGACATCGCCCAGGGCGTCGACGCCGCCGGCAACAAGGACGAGGGCGCGGGCGATCAGGGCATCATGTTCGGCTACGCCGCCGACGAGACCCCGGCCCTGATGCCGGCCCCGATCTTCTACGCCCACAAGATCCTCAAGGACCTCGCCGACGCCCGCAAGGCCAAGCAGGGCGACGCCGCCAAGCTCGGCCCCGACGCCAAGAGCCAGGTCACCGTGCGCTACGCCGACGGCCGCCCGGTCGAGGTGACGCAGATCGTGCTCTCGACGCAGCATCTCGACGAGTCGCTCGACTCGGCCGACGTGCGCGCCATCGTCGAGCCCTACATCCTCAAGGCCCTGCCGGAGGGTTGGGTCAACGAGAGCACCGTCTGGCACGTCAACCCGACCGGCAAGTTCGTGATCGGCGGCCCCGACGGCGATGCCGGCCTCACCGGCCGCAAGATCATCGTCGACACCTACGGTGGCGCGGCCCCCCACGGCGGTGGTGCCTTCTCGGGCAAGGACCCGACCAAGGTCGACCGTTCGGCCGCCTACGCCGCCCGCTATCTGGCCAAGAACGTCGTCGCCGCCGGCCTCGCCCGCCGCGCCACGATCCAGCTCTCCTACGCCATCGGCGTGGCCAAGCCGCTGTCGATCTACGTCGATCTGCACGGCACGGGCACCGTGGATGAGGCCCGGCTCGAGGGCGTGCTGATGGACGCCCTCGACCTCTCGCCCCGCGGCATCCGCACGGCGCTCCAGCTCAACAAGCCGATCTACGCCCGCACCTCGGCCTACGGCCATTTCGGCCGCGAGCCGGACGCCGACGGCGGCTTCTCCTGGGAGAAGACGGATCTCGCCGGCAAGCTGAAGTCGGCGTTCTGA
- the trmB gene encoding tRNA (guanine(46)-N(7))-methyltransferase TrmB: protein MMGRDDDIPPETGGTTEAERAFYGRRKGKRLRPGQEQRLEGALPRLRVALPERGEFLDPPALFPVPVDEVWLEIGFGGGEHLAAQAEAHPRAGIIGCEPFVNGVVKLLRAVDERALRNVRVWDEDATALLAALPDASLARVYLLYPDPWPKRRQRKRRFVSDASLAEIARVLRPGGHFRFASDIDDYVGWTLVRAARCPQLRWTAESADDWRRPFPGWPGTRYEAKALAAGRLPSYLTFERVDPA, encoded by the coding sequence ATGATGGGGAGGGATGACGACATCCCTCCCGAGACGGGCGGGACCACGGAGGCCGAACGGGCCTTCTACGGACGCCGCAAGGGCAAGCGCCTCCGGCCGGGCCAGGAGCAGCGCCTCGAAGGAGCGCTGCCGCGCTTGCGCGTCGCGCTGCCCGAGCGCGGCGAATTTCTGGATCCGCCGGCGCTGTTTCCGGTGCCGGTCGACGAGGTCTGGCTGGAGATCGGCTTCGGCGGCGGCGAGCATCTCGCCGCTCAGGCTGAGGCTCATCCACGGGCCGGCATCATCGGCTGCGAGCCCTTCGTCAACGGCGTGGTCAAGCTGCTGCGCGCGGTGGACGAGCGCGCCTTGCGCAACGTCCGCGTCTGGGACGAGGACGCCACAGCGCTGCTTGCCGCTCTGCCGGATGCGAGCCTCGCCCGCGTCTACCTGCTCTATCCCGATCCCTGGCCCAAGCGCCGCCAGCGCAAGCGCCGCTTCGTCTCGGACGCGTCGCTCGCCGAGATCGCCCGGGTGCTGCGCCCCGGCGGCCATTTCCGCTTCGCCAGCGACATCGACGATTATGTCGGCTGGACCCTGGTCCGCGCCGCCCGCTGCCCGCAGCTGCGCTGGACGGCCGAGAGCGCCGACGACTGGCGCCGGCCGTTCCCCGGCTGGCCGGGCACCCGCTACGAGGCCAAGGCCCTCGCCGCCGGTCGGCTGCCGAGCTACCTCACATTCGAGCGCGTCGACCCGGCCTGA
- a CDS encoding type II toxin-antitoxin system HicB family antitoxin: protein MTAYIGILEKEPETLWGVWFPDLPGCIAAGETADETVAQASEALGQWLTLAHEDGRAPSRPRTIEELRSDADFAEAMASEHLAMLVRPPIDELDLDERRMHVIDTTAEQRGLSRRSLVRELVLKQIAS, encoded by the coding sequence GTGACGGCGTATATCGGCATTCTGGAGAAAGAGCCCGAAACGCTTTGGGGAGTCTGGTTCCCGGATCTTCCCGGCTGCATCGCCGCCGGCGAGACGGCCGACGAAACGGTCGCCCAGGCCAGTGAAGCTCTTGGCCAGTGGCTCACCCTCGCGCACGAGGACGGGCGGGCGCCGTCTCGACCCCGTACCATCGAGGAGCTTCGCTCGGACGCGGATTTCGCCGAGGCGATGGCGTCCGAGCATCTTGCGATGCTCGTCCGGCCCCCAATCGACGAACTCGATCTGGACGAGCGTCGGATGCATGTCATTGACACGACCGCTGAACAACGCGGCCTGAGCCGGCGCAGCCTCGTTCGTGAACTTGTCCTGAAACAGATTGCGAGTTGA
- a CDS encoding helix-turn-helix domain-containing protein: MAGQKTDERDVLLGRRIAEQRKRSKLTQRAVADSFGMSAAQLQKYEKGVNRISAIHLAILSRLTNTPVSDFLDGIPHPDPEMERGFSDNGQHSYTTDPWSDLARAFARQFVETFSEEQRRELSAAVEILNRELKT; the protein is encoded by the coding sequence ATGGCAGGCCAAAAGACCGATGAGCGCGACGTCCTTCTCGGGCGCCGTATTGCTGAGCAGCGCAAACGCTCGAAACTGACACAACGCGCCGTTGCCGACAGCTTCGGGATGTCGGCCGCTCAGCTCCAGAAGTACGAGAAGGGTGTCAACCGGATCAGCGCCATTCATCTGGCGATACTAAGTCGTCTCACCAATACTCCGGTATCCGATTTTCTCGATGGCATTCCCCATCCCGATCCGGAAATGGAGCGCGGTTTTTCGGACAACGGACAGCATTCTTACACTACCGATCCCTGGTCTGATCTCGCTCGTGCCTTCGCTCGCCAGTTCGTCGAGACGTTCAGCGAGGAACAGCGCCGCGAACTTTCCGCCGCCGTCGAAATCCTGAACCGCGAACTCAAGACCTGA
- a CDS encoding DNA-binding protein codes for MVRGDGPSGRRTGRRSASGLAWLLATACGWSVGSHSVSAAPRAEDTCRPAAAREDRLADVGRRGELVLASGRRAVLSGLRWPDEPTLDAGARTWLMAFRGVPLVLTERGPEDRWGRRRADGIAGGADGGAEPVDLAGGLVAAGLAYADPGEAETLCRPALRTLEEAPRAAGLGVWAGGSLAATDVAAVSARAGRFAVIEGRILHVGERSARTYLDFARRGEQGLTVTVQKRTWRTLSEHGLSAATLKGRLVRIRGMIEIGRGPLIDLAGIESIEVVEGEQALRR; via the coding sequence ATGGTGCGCGGTGATGGACCCAGCGGGCGTCGAACAGGCCGCCGCAGCGCTTCCGGCCTGGCTTGGCTCCTCGCGACCGCCTGTGGCTGGAGCGTCGGTTCCCACAGCGTTTCGGCGGCCCCGCGCGCCGAGGACACGTGCCGACCGGCGGCCGCGCGGGAGGATCGTCTCGCCGATGTCGGGCGCCGGGGCGAGCTGGTCCTCGCCTCCGGACGCCGGGCGGTGCTGTCCGGCCTGCGCTGGCCCGACGAGCCGACGCTCGATGCCGGTGCGCGGACCTGGCTCATGGCCTTCCGGGGTGTGCCCCTGGTGCTGACCGAGCGCGGTCCCGAGGATCGCTGGGGGCGCCGACGCGCCGACGGGATCGCGGGCGGGGCCGACGGTGGAGCCGAGCCGGTCGATCTCGCCGGGGGGCTGGTCGCGGCCGGGCTCGCCTACGCCGATCCCGGCGAGGCCGAAACGCTCTGCCGTCCGGCGCTCCGCACCCTCGAAGAGGCGCCCCGGGCGGCCGGGCTCGGCGTGTGGGCCGGCGGTTCGCTCGCCGCGACCGATGTGGCGGCCGTGAGTGCGCGTGCCGGACGTTTCGCGGTGATCGAGGGGCGCATCCTCCATGTCGGCGAGCGCTCGGCACGGACCTATCTCGACTTCGCCCGTCGGGGTGAGCAAGGCTTGACCGTAACGGTGCAGAAACGCACTTGGCGCACGCTGAGCGAACATGGTTTGTCGGCGGCCACGCTGAAGGGCCGCCTCGTGAGAATCCGCGGCATGATCGAGATCGGGCGGGGACCGCTCATCGATCTTGCCGGCATCGAAAGCATCGAGGTCGTCGAGGGGGAGCAGGCGCTGCGGCGCTAG
- a CDS encoding aspartate carbamoyltransferase catalytic subunit yields MTAQTAPAFPHRHLLGIEGLSRPDIESLLERADAAVALSRQVEKKRNVLRGRTQINLFFEPSTRTQSSFELAGKRLGADVMNMSVASSSVKKGETLIDTAATLNAMRPDIIVVRHHAAGAVHLLARKVDCAVVNAGDGAHEHPTQALLDALTIRRNKGGIEGLRVAICGDVLHSRVARSNIILLQALGARVRVIGPSTLLPTGIARFGVEVFTNMREGLKGCDIVMMLRLQRERMNGSFVPSVKEYFRYYGLDGDKLALAKPDALVMHPGPMNRGVEIASDIADGAQSLIREQVEMGVAVRMAVLEALATHLPNG; encoded by the coding sequence ATGACCGCTCAAACCGCACCCGCCTTCCCGCACCGGCACCTGCTCGGCATCGAAGGCCTGAGCCGTCCGGACATCGAATCGCTCCTGGAGCGCGCCGACGCCGCGGTCGCCCTGTCGCGGCAGGTCGAGAAGAAGCGCAACGTCCTGCGGGGCCGCACGCAGATCAACCTGTTCTTCGAGCCCTCGACCCGGACGCAATCCTCGTTCGAGCTGGCGGGCAAGCGGCTCGGCGCCGACGTGATGAACATGTCGGTGGCCTCGTCCTCGGTGAAGAAGGGCGAGACCCTGATCGACACCGCCGCGACCCTGAACGCCATGCGGCCCGACATCATCGTGGTGCGCCACCATGCGGCGGGCGCGGTGCATCTGCTGGCGCGCAAGGTCGATTGCGCCGTGGTGAATGCGGGCGACGGCGCCCACGAACACCCGACCCAGGCGCTGCTCGACGCGCTCACGATCCGCCGCAACAAGGGCGGCATCGAGGGGCTGCGGGTCGCGATCTGCGGCGACGTCCTGCATTCGCGAGTCGCGCGCTCCAACATCATCCTGCTCCAGGCGCTGGGGGCGCGCGTGCGGGTGATCGGCCCCTCGACGCTGCTGCCCACCGGCATCGCGCGCTTCGGCGTCGAGGTGTTCACGAACATGCGCGAGGGGCTGAAGGGCTGCGACATCGTGATGATGCTGCGGCTCCAGCGCGAGCGCATGAACGGCTCCTTCGTCCCCTCGGTGAAGGAGTATTTCCGCTATTACGGTCTCGACGGCGACAAGCTGGCGCTGGCCAAGCCCGACGCGCTGGTGATGCATCCCGGCCCGATGAACCGCGGCGTCGAAATCGCCTCCGACATCGCCGACGGGGCGCAGTCGCTGATCCGCGAGCAGGTCGAGATGGGCGTCGCCGTGCGCATGGCCGTGCTGGAAGCGCTGGCGACCCACCTGCCGAACGGGTGA
- the topA gene encoding type I DNA topoisomerase, with the protein MKVVVVESPAKAKTINKYLGRDYEVLASFGHIRDLPAKDGSVDPEADFAMVWELEDRGSKRVSEIARAIKGAEKLILATDPDREGEAISWHVIEALSARKALKGIPVERVTFNAITKASVDAAMRKPREIDQALVDAYLARRALDYLVGFNLSPVLWRKLPGARSAGRVQSVALRLVVEREMEIERFKPREYWSIVATLATEAGGVFEARLVGADGKRIQRLDVGNAEEAAAFKRDLELATFQVASVEAKPAKRHPQPPFTTSTLQQEASRKLGMAPAQTMRVAQKLYEGVDVGGETVGIITYMRTDGVDMAPEAISDARRVIGREFGDDYVPNAPRKYSVKAKNAQEAHEAVRPTDMGRLPKQVARYLEPEQARLYELIWTRTIASQMESAELERTTVEVTASVGPRRIDLRATGQVVKFDGFLALYQEGKDDEEDEDSKRLPAMAAGDPLKRERIASTQHFTEPPPRYSEASLVKRMEELGIGRPSTYAAVLQTLRDREYVRIEKKRLQPEDKGRLVTGFLESFFKRYVEYDFTASLEEQLDRVSNAEIDWRSVLRDFWRDFSAAIGGTKELRVAEVLEALNGLLGPHIFPEKADGGDPRACPTCGSGQLSLKLGKFGAFIGCSNYPECKYTRQLSASGVEGEGDGSSSEGGQPGVRVLGDDPATGLPVTLRDGRFGPFVQLGEASSEKGAEKPKRSSLPKGMTPGSVTLEIALRLLSLPREVAKHPETGEPILANLGRFGPYVQHGKTYANLGKDDDVLEIGANRAIDLIVAKEQGGGRGRPSSDPGRALGPHPDGAALVVKAGKYGPYVSDGSVNATLPKTISAESLTLEQAIDLINAKRASGGGKKPVRKTATRARTAAKAADGAEAKKPAARKTTSKTATKAAAKPAAAKKTASKTKAS; encoded by the coding sequence ATGAAAGTCGTCGTCGTCGAGTCGCCGGCCAAGGCCAAGACGATCAACAAATACCTGGGGCGCGATTACGAGGTTCTGGCCTCCTTCGGCCATATCCGCGACCTGCCGGCCAAGGACGGCTCGGTCGATCCGGAGGCCGACTTCGCCATGGTCTGGGAGTTGGAGGATCGCGGCTCGAAGCGCGTGTCCGAGATCGCCAGGGCGATCAAGGGCGCCGAGAAGCTCATCCTCGCCACCGACCCGGATCGCGAGGGCGAGGCGATCTCCTGGCACGTCATTGAGGCGCTCTCCGCCCGCAAGGCGCTCAAGGGGATTCCCGTCGAGCGGGTGACCTTCAACGCCATCACCAAGGCGTCGGTCGATGCGGCGATGCGCAAGCCCCGCGAGATCGATCAGGCCCTGGTCGATGCCTATCTCGCGCGCCGGGCGCTGGACTATCTCGTCGGCTTCAATCTCTCGCCGGTGCTGTGGCGCAAGCTCCCCGGCGCCCGCTCGGCCGGCCGGGTGCAGTCGGTGGCCCTGCGCCTCGTGGTCGAGCGCGAGATGGAGATCGAGCGCTTCAAGCCCCGCGAGTACTGGTCGATCGTCGCCACGCTGGCGACGGAAGCCGGCGGCGTGTTCGAGGCCCGGCTCGTCGGCGCCGACGGCAAGCGCATCCAGCGCCTCGACGTCGGCAATGCCGAGGAGGCGGCGGCGTTCAAGCGCGACCTCGAACTCGCGACCTTCCAGGTGGCCTCCGTCGAGGCCAAGCCGGCCAAGCGCCACCCGCAGCCGCCCTTCACCACCTCGACGCTGCAGCAGGAGGCCTCGCGCAAGCTCGGCATGGCGCCGGCGCAGACCATGCGGGTCGCCCAGAAGCTCTACGAGGGCGTCGATGTCGGCGGCGAGACCGTCGGCATCATCACCTACATGCGAACCGACGGCGTCGACATGGCGCCCGAGGCGATCTCGGATGCCCGCCGGGTGATCGGCCGCGAGTTCGGCGACGACTACGTGCCGAACGCCCCGCGCAAATACTCGGTGAAGGCCAAGAACGCGCAGGAAGCGCACGAGGCCGTGCGCCCGACCGATATGGGCCGGCTCCCGAAGCAGGTCGCCCGCTATCTGGAGCCCGAGCAGGCCCGGCTCTACGAGCTGATCTGGACGCGCACGATCGCAAGTCAGATGGAATCGGCGGAGCTGGAGCGCACCACCGTCGAGGTCACCGCGAGCGTCGGCCCGCGGCGGATCGACCTGCGCGCCACCGGTCAGGTCGTGAAGTTCGACGGCTTCCTCGCTCTCTACCAAGAGGGCAAGGACGACGAGGAGGATGAGGATTCGAAGCGCCTGCCGGCGATGGCGGCGGGCGACCCGCTCAAGCGCGAGCGCATCGCCTCGACCCAGCACTTCACCGAGCCGCCGCCGCGCTACTCCGAGGCCAGCCTCGTCAAGCGGATGGAGGAGCTCGGCATTGGTCGGCCCTCGACCTACGCCGCGGTGCTGCAGACCCTGCGCGACCGCGAGTACGTCCGGATCGAGAAAAAGCGCCTCCAGCCGGAGGACAAGGGCCGCCTCGTCACCGGCTTCCTCGAGAGCTTCTTCAAGCGCTACGTCGAGTACGATTTCACCGCGAGCCTGGAGGAGCAGCTCGACCGGGTCTCGAATGCGGAGATCGACTGGCGCTCGGTGCTGCGCGACTTCTGGCGCGACTTCTCCGCCGCGATCGGCGGCACTAAGGAGCTACGCGTCGCCGAGGTGCTGGAGGCCCTCAACGGCCTGCTCGGGCCGCACATCTTCCCCGAGAAGGCGGATGGCGGCGATCCGCGGGCCTGCCCGACCTGCGGCTCGGGCCAGCTCTCGCTCAAGCTCGGCAAGTTCGGCGCCTTCATCGGCTGCTCGAACTATCCCGAGTGCAAGTACACCCGCCAGCTCTCGGCCTCCGGCGTCGAGGGTGAGGGCGACGGCTCCTCGTCCGAGGGCGGCCAGCCCGGCGTGCGCGTGCTCGGCGACGACCCGGCCACCGGCCTGCCGGTGACCCTGCGCGACGGCCGCTTCGGCCCCTTCGTGCAACTCGGCGAGGCCTCGTCGGAGAAGGGTGCGGAGAAGCCCAAGCGCTCCTCGCTGCCGAAGGGCATGACGCCGGGTAGCGTGACGCTGGAGATCGCCCTGCGCCTGCTCTCGCTGCCCCGCGAGGTGGCCAAGCACCCGGAGACCGGCGAGCCGATCCTGGCCAATCTCGGCCGCTTCGGACCCTACGTGCAGCACGGGAAGACCTACGCCAATCTCGGCAAGGACGACGACGTGCTGGAGATCGGCGCCAACCGCGCCATCGATCTCATCGTCGCCAAGGAGCAGGGCGGCGGGCGCGGGCGCCCCTCCTCCGATCCCGGCCGCGCGCTGGGCCCGCATCCGGACGGAGCCGCGCTCGTGGTCAAGGCCGGCAAGTACGGCCCCTATGTCAGCGACGGCTCGGTCAACGCGACGCTGCCGAAGACGATAAGTGCCGAGAGCCTGACGCTGGAACAGGCGATCGACCTCATCAACGCCAAGCGCGCCTCGGGCGGGGGCAAGAAGCCGGTCCGCAAGACGGCCACGCGCGCCCGCACGGCGGCGAAGGCGGCGGACGGAGCGGAGGCGAAGAAGCCCGCCGCGCGCAAGACGACCAGCAAGACGGCGACGAAGGCAGCGGCCAAGCCGGCGGCTGCCAAGAAGACGGCGTCGAAGACGAAGGCGAGCTGA
- a CDS encoding molybdopterin-dependent oxidoreductase, which produces MKPRSERSRLSIPKPHRRGFLTAAAGLFGVSALGGCDRFAASPTGQRALKAGEDANLFVQRLLLTPASLAKEFPDSQISPWFKPNGTIDPPDRAYKALAARGFDGFKLRVDGLVERPQDLSLADLRALPARTQTTRHDCVEGWSAIGKWTGVPLSEVLQRAGLKPNARYIVFHCADTMEYAASEEPDEPEEKPAEKSANPGMESRPEGAENQATDSKAAGDEAPADAGEAAQGTPVRYYESIDLTDAYHPQTILAYDLNGRALPVSNGAPLRLRVERQLGYKQAKYVMRIEVADSLKGIGDGNGGYWEDRGYEWYAGI; this is translated from the coding sequence ATGAAACCCCGCTCCGAGAGATCCCGCCTGTCGATTCCGAAGCCCCATCGCCGCGGCTTTCTCACGGCCGCCGCGGGCCTGTTCGGCGTCTCGGCGCTCGGCGGCTGCGACCGCTTCGCCGCGAGCCCCACGGGGCAGCGGGCGCTGAAGGCCGGCGAGGATGCCAACCTGTTCGTGCAGCGCCTGCTGCTGACCCCGGCTTCCCTGGCCAAGGAATTTCCGGACTCGCAGATCTCGCCCTGGTTCAAGCCGAACGGCACGATCGACCCGCCGGACAGGGCCTACAAGGCGCTCGCCGCCAGGGGGTTCGACGGATTCAAGCTTCGCGTCGACGGCCTCGTCGAGCGGCCGCAGGATCTGAGCCTCGCCGACCTGCGGGCGCTGCCCGCCCGCACCCAGACGACGCGGCACGATTGCGTCGAGGGCTGGAGCGCCATCGGCAAGTGGACCGGCGTCCCGCTCTCGGAGGTGCTGCAGCGTGCCGGCCTCAAGCCGAACGCCCGCTACATCGTGTTCCACTGCGCCGACACGATGGAATACGCCGCAAGCGAGGAGCCCGACGAGCCCGAAGAGAAGCCGGCGGAGAAGTCCGCCAATCCGGGCATGGAGTCGCGCCCGGAGGGCGCGGAGAATCAGGCCACCGACTCGAAGGCCGCCGGTGACGAGGCCCCGGCGGACGCGGGCGAGGCGGCGCAGGGCACGCCGGTGCGCTACTACGAGAGCATCGATCTCACCGACGCCTACCACCCGCAGACGATCCTCGCCTACGATCTCAACGGCCGGGCTCTGCCGGTCTCGAACGGTGCCCCGTTGCGCCTGCGGGTCGAGCGCCAGCTCGGTTACAAGCAGGCCAAATACGTCATGCGGATCGAGGTGGCCGACAGCCTCAAGGGGATTGGCGACGGCAACGGCGGCTACTGGGAAGACCGCGGCTACGAGTGGTACGCGGGGATTTGA
- a CDS encoding M48 family metalloprotease, which yields MTGDRQHESGWRSADGRRRRRGVRAGAQAGTLLALVSLLAACAADQTGSVLTPAVIKVPEQAPKTTGRARSDESDHAKLVASFGGEYRAPAAHRMISEITDRLVRASDRPEESYAVTLLDSPVVNAFALPSGRLYVTRGLLALASDSSEVAAVLAHEIAHVTLRHATARSEMALRSQLVSRVVADVLNDPVTGAQLENQSKFTLARFSREQELEADTNGVRVLAQAGYDPFGAGRFLDALQRTMALKSGNGSAAEPDMLATHPATAERIALVTRAARRIGAPGLGADDRAPYLAAIDGLAYGDNPGEGLVRGRRFLHPGLGIAFEVPDAFAIENTRNAVLGTTQEGSRRLLFDQVEASGDRSLEDVLRATWNDAIEAGSVENRIIGGRSAVTALSRGKDWTFRLAAIRMGETTYRMIMAAKGATDPEPAFRRWLESLRPIEPEEAAALKPAHLRIVAAAPGDTVEGLARRMSVPDRAVDRFLVLNGLQRGAAVKPGQGYKLVVE from the coding sequence ATGACGGGGGATCGGCAGCACGAATCAGGATGGCGGAGCGCGGACGGGCGCCGCCGGAGGCGAGGGGTCAGGGCGGGCGCGCAGGCCGGGACCCTGCTCGCGCTCGTGAGCCTTCTGGCCGCCTGCGCCGCAGACCAGACCGGGAGCGTGCTCACGCCGGCGGTGATCAAGGTGCCCGAGCAGGCGCCCAAGACGACGGGACGCGCCCGCTCGGACGAGTCGGATCACGCCAAGCTGGTGGCCTCCTTCGGTGGCGAGTACCGCGCGCCGGCCGCTCACCGGATGATCAGCGAGATCACCGATCGGCTGGTGCGCGCCAGCGATCGGCCGGAGGAGAGTTACGCGGTCACGCTACTCGACTCGCCCGTCGTCAACGCCTTCGCCCTGCCGAGCGGCCGGCTCTACGTCACCCGCGGCCTGCTGGCGCTGGCGAGCGACAGTTCGGAGGTTGCGGCGGTGCTCGCCCACGAGATCGCCCACGTGACCCTGCGCCACGCCACCGCCCGCAGCGAGATGGCGCTTCGCTCGCAGCTCGTGAGCCGCGTCGTGGCCGACGTGCTGAACGATCCGGTTACGGGAGCGCAGCTCGAGAACCAATCGAAGTTCACCCTCGCCCGCTTCTCCCGCGAGCAGGAGCTGGAGGCGGACACCAACGGCGTGCGCGTGCTGGCCCAGGCCGGCTACGATCCCTTCGGTGCCGGCCGCTTCCTCGACGCGCTCCAGCGCACCATGGCGCTCAAGTCCGGCAACGGCAGCGCGGCCGAGCCCGACATGCTGGCGACCCATCCGGCGACCGCCGAGCGCATCGCCCTCGTCACCCGCGCGGCCCGGCGCATCGGCGCCCCCGGTCTCGGCGCCGACGACCGCGCCCCCTACCTCGCGGCGATCGACGGGCTCGCCTACGGCGACAATCCCGGCGAGGGCCTCGTCCGTGGGCGCCGCTTCCTGCATCCGGGCTTAGGCATCGCCTTCGAGGTGCCGGATGCCTTCGCCATCGAGAACACCCGCAACGCCGTGCTCGGCACGACGCAGGAGGGGAGCCGCCGCCTGCTGTTCGATCAGGTCGAGGCCAGCGGCGACCGCAGCCTCGAGGACGTGCTGCGTGCGACCTGGAACGACGCCATCGAGGCCGGCTCGGTCGAGAACCGCATCATCGGCGGGCGCTCCGCCGTCACGGCGCTCTCGCGCGGCAAGGACTGGACCTTCCGCCTCGCCGCGATCCGCATGGGCGAGACCACCTACCGCATGATCATGGCGGCCAAGGGCGCGACCGACCCTGAGCCGGCCTTCCGGCGCTGGTTGGAGAGCCTGCGCCCGATCGAGCCGGAGGAGGCCGCCGCCCTCAAGCCGGCGCATCTGCGGATCGTCGCCGCCGCTCCCGGCGACACCGTCGAGGGTCTGGCCCGCCGCATGAGCGTGCCCGACCGCGCGGTCGACCGCTTCCTCGTGCTCAACGGCCTGCAGCGCGGCGCGGCGGTGAAGCCCGGACAGGGCTACAAGCTCGTAGTGGAGTGA
- a CDS encoding cytochrome b/b6 domain-containing protein, giving the protein MAAGSTLSGPDIVETVRRRWMFRHPLVIRLAHWINVVCLAILLMSGLQIFNAHPALYWGAASTFDRPFVAITDDQRDDGTPRGIVYVAGHTFDTTGVLGLSNLNGQPAGRAFPSWATLPAHQDLATGRRWHFLFAWAFVINGLIYLVYGFSTGQLRRRLIPDGDQMRGFGSSIREHLTLHFPEGDEAKRYNVLQKLSYLVVVAVLLPLMLLTGLSMSPGVNAVVPLPDLFGGRQSARTIHFIVTNLLVLFVIVHVLLVLLSGVANNMRSMITGWFVIERRKLPAGSGESR; this is encoded by the coding sequence GTGGCCGCAGGATCGACGCTCTCGGGGCCGGACATCGTGGAGACGGTGCGGCGGCGCTGGATGTTCCGCCATCCGCTGGTCATCCGGCTGGCGCACTGGATCAACGTGGTCTGCCTCGCCATCCTCCTGATGAGCGGCCTGCAGATCTTCAACGCCCATCCGGCGCTCTACTGGGGCGCGGCCTCGACCTTCGACAGGCCGTTCGTCGCCATCACCGACGACCAGCGGGACGACGGCACGCCCCGCGGCATCGTCTACGTCGCCGGCCACACCTTCGACACCACGGGCGTGCTCGGGCTGTCGAACCTCAACGGCCAGCCGGCGGGGCGCGCCTTCCCGTCCTGGGCGACCCTGCCGGCGCATCAGGATCTCGCCACGGGGCGACGCTGGCACTTCCTGTTCGCCTGGGCCTTCGTCATCAATGGGCTGATCTACCTCGTCTACGGCTTCAGTACCGGCCAGCTGCGCCGCCGCCTCATCCCCGACGGCGACCAGATGCGCGGGTTCGGTTCCTCGATCCGCGAGCACCTGACCCTGCACTTCCCGGAAGGCGACGAGGCCAAGCGCTACAACGTCTTGCAGAAGCTCTCCTATCTCGTCGTCGTCGCCGTGCTGCTGCCGCTGATGCTACTCACCGGCCTGTCGATGTCGCCCGGCGTCAACGCCGTGGTGCCCCTGCCAGACCTGTTCGGCGGCCGGCAATCGGCGCGCACGATCCACTTCATCGTCACGAACCTGCTGGTGCTGTTCGTGATCGTCCACGTCCTGCTCGTCCTGCTCTCCGGCGTGGCCAACAACATGCGCAGCATGATCACCGGCTGGTTCGTGATCGAGCGCCGAAAGCTTCCCGCCGGATCGGGAGAGAGCCGATGA